Proteins found in one Tsukamurella paurometabola DSM 20162 genomic segment:
- a CDS encoding NAD(P)/FAD-dependent oxidoreductase: MKVVVIGAGYAGTIAANRLMKKAGGADVTVVNPRGEFVERVRLHEYIAGSGSATTPLADMLNPAIRLVVGSVETIGDGSVTLADGTVLPFDHLVYAAGGAITAPAGTVAVGGFESAGRARTALAALPDGALVTVVGGGLTGIETAAEIAESWPALRVRLLSEGEIGASLGVGARRRVHRELERLGVQLRRGRYEEPDGAGLVLWAIATQVSDLAARSGLAVDDSGRVLVDEFLRSVSDPRIVAVGDGAAVPDARLSCQTALPQGAHGADNLARIIAGAEPKRFSMGYTGQNVSIGRRSAVIQTARRDDTPTRIWFGGRPAAFVKEQVCTMARGAARTANYAWLPAPK; the protein is encoded by the coding sequence ATGAAGGTCGTCGTGATCGGTGCCGGATATGCGGGGACGATCGCCGCGAACCGGCTGATGAAGAAGGCCGGCGGCGCGGACGTCACGGTGGTGAACCCGCGCGGCGAGTTCGTCGAGCGGGTGCGGCTGCACGAGTACATCGCAGGCAGCGGCTCGGCGACCACGCCGCTGGCCGACATGCTCAATCCGGCGATCCGGCTGGTGGTCGGCTCGGTCGAGACCATCGGTGATGGTTCGGTGACCCTGGCCGACGGCACTGTGCTGCCCTTCGATCACCTGGTGTACGCGGCGGGTGGGGCGATCACGGCACCGGCGGGCACCGTGGCGGTGGGCGGATTCGAATCGGCCGGCCGGGCGCGCACGGCGCTCGCCGCACTGCCCGACGGTGCCCTGGTCACCGTGGTCGGTGGCGGTCTCACCGGTATCGAGACCGCCGCGGAGATCGCGGAATCGTGGCCCGCGCTGCGGGTGCGGCTGCTCAGCGAGGGCGAGATCGGCGCCTCGCTCGGTGTCGGTGCGCGGCGTCGGGTACACCGGGAGCTGGAGCGGCTCGGAGTGCAGTTGCGGCGCGGCCGGTACGAGGAACCCGACGGTGCCGGTCTGGTGCTGTGGGCGATCGCCACGCAGGTCAGCGATCTGGCGGCGCGCAGCGGGCTGGCCGTCGACGACTCCGGCCGGGTTCTGGTGGACGAATTCTTGCGCAGCGTCAGCGATCCGCGGATCGTGGCGGTGGGTGACGGTGCCGCCGTGCCGGATGCGCGGCTGAGTTGCCAGACGGCGTTGCCGCAGGGGGCGCACGGCGCGGACAACCTGGCCCGGATCATCGCCGGCGCGGAGCCGAAGCGGTTCTCGATGGGGTACACCGGGCAGAACGTCTCGATCGGGCGGCGCAGCGCGGTGATCCAGACAGCTCGCCGCGATGACACCCCGACGCGGATCTGGTTCGGTGGCCGGCCCGCTGCGTTCGTCAAGGAGCAGGTGTGCACCATGGCCAGGGGCGCCGCCCGCACCGCGAACTACGCCTGGCTTCCGGCACCGAAATGA